Genomic segment of Paenibacillus macerans:
GCTGGGGCGATCACGACGATTTATACCCTCCCCGGACGCCGGCCAGGGACAAGCTGGCCTGGTATGCCCGCTACTTTTCCCTGGTGGAGGTGGACAGCGCCTTTTACGCCGTGCTTGGCACGGATGTGTACCGGCGCTGGCTGGCTGAGACGCCGGCGGATATGACCTTTATTCTCAAGGCGTACCAGGGGATGACCGGGCATTCCCGGGGCAAAACGAATTACGGCGGACCGGGCGAAATGTTCCAGGCTTACCTGGATTCGATTCAGCCGGTCGTGGAGGCCGGCCGTCTCACGGCGGTGCTGTTTCAATTTCCGCCCTGGTTCGACTGCAGCCCGGAGCATGTCCGCCAACTGCGCGCCGTTCGCAAGTGGATGGGACGGCTCCCGCTGGCGCTGGAGTTTCGCCATCAAAGCTGGTTTGCGAAGGAGACGCGGGAGCGCACGCTGGCGTTTATGCGGGAAGAGGGCTGGATTCATGTCGTTTGCGACGAGCCCCAGTCCGGTCAGGGTTCGGTGCCGACGGTGCTGGAGCCAACCGCTCCGGACCTGACGCTGGTCCGCTTGCACGGCCGCAATGCTGCCGGTTGGAGCCAAAGCGGATCGCCCCGTTGGCGGGAGCTCCGCAATTTGTACCGCTACTCGCGCGAAGAGTTGTTGGAATGGCGGGACATGCTTTCGGAGCTGTCCGGGAAAGGCACGCGGGAAATCGGCATGATTTTCAACAACAACTCCGGGGGCGATGCCGCGGGAAATGCGCTGGAGATGATGGAGATCCTCGGCCTAAGGCCGCGCGCGCTACCGCCCAGACAGCTGGATCTATTCGATGTATAAAGAGGTAGTTCAAAAAGCTAGCTTTTGAAGATATAAGAAAGAATGGACGTCGGAGCCTCAGCTTCCTTATATCGCAAGAAAAACAACCGCTAAACGCGGTCTGTCTCCCTAGAAATGTACATCGATAGAAATTTTCCTTATCACGAAGTAGAACTATGTTTTTGAACCCGCACTATAACTGACAGAATCACAAGCGCCAGGCGCCCGTTCGCCTTGTCCATGTCATGAATTCGGACCTGTCCGCATATGGTTGTACAAAATACACGGACATGGAGGATACCGATGATGACGGAGGTATACGCGCGGCTGGGAGAGCTTTTTACCATTCTGCTGATGGCGGTGGCTCTGGGGATGGATGCATTGTCGCTGGGTATCGGCATCGGAATGAGAGGGGTCCGGTCGCGGGATGCGATCCGCATCGGATCGGCGGTGGCTCTGTTTCACGTGCTGATGCCTCTGCTCGGCATATTGGCGGGCAAATACGTCGGTATATTGCTGGGCCATCTCGCCCGGTATGCGGCCGGAGGGCTGCTGTTTGTCTTGGGCGCTCATATGATCTTCAGCTCGGTAAAAGGCGGCGGCGTGCAGTCGATCAGCCATCGGACATGGTTCGGCGTGCTGCTGTTTTCGTTAAGCGTCAGCATCGATTCCTTTTCCGTCGGCG
This window contains:
- a CDS encoding DUF72 domain-containing protein, which codes for MIKIGLSGWGDHDDLYPPRTPARDKLAWYARYFSLVEVDSAFYAVLGTDVYRRWLAETPADMTFILKAYQGMTGHSRGKTNYGGPGEMFQAYLDSIQPVVEAGRLTAVLFQFPPWFDCSPEHVRQLRAVRKWMGRLPLALEFRHQSWFAKETRERTLAFMREEGWIHVVCDEPQSGQGSVPTVLEPTAPDLTLVRLHGRNAAGWSQSGSPRWRELRNLYRYSREELLEWRDMLSELSGKGTREIGMIFNNNSGGDAAGNALEMMEILGLRPRALPPRQLDLFDV
- a CDS encoding manganese efflux pump MntP family protein, coding for MTEVYARLGELFTILLMAVALGMDALSLGIGIGMRGVRSRDAIRIGSAVALFHVLMPLLGILAGKYVGILLGHLARYAAGGLLFVLGAHMIFSSVKGGGVQSISHRTWFGVLLFSLSVSIDSFSVGVSLGMFHGDWILTVLAFGFFGGLMSLAGLVMGRRVGRTMGEYGEAAGGAILLAFGLMFIF